A portion of the Carya illinoinensis cultivar Pawnee chromosome 11, C.illinoinensisPawnee_v1, whole genome shotgun sequence genome contains these proteins:
- the LOC122281636 gene encoding uncharacterized protein At4g15545 yields MALINVGSVGPDFDLPDEILTVIPTDPYDQLDLARKITSMAIASRVSNLESEVARMRHKLQDKDRVVVDLEEKVSRLDYAFREADSRLKIVLDDNMRLSRERDSLAMTAKKLGRDLAKLEQFKKQLMQSLNDDNSSQAETVDIGTCDQSIPKSYPDNDEGANGSMGHQSDEASRHARQRFSITPYITPQLTPTGTPKIISTSVSPTSYSAVGSPRKNSGSTSPARLPYEGRSTLSSWYPSSQQSSAANSPPRGRQQPGRTPRIDGKEFFRQARSRLSYEQFSAFLANIKELNSQKQTREETLRKAEEIFGMDNKDLYLSFQGLLNRNIH; encoded by the exons ATGGCGCTGATTAATGTTGGGAGCGTGGGCCCGGATTTCGACCTCCCGGACGAGATCCTTACTGTGATTCCGACTGATCCCTACGATCAGCTCGATCTGGCCCGGAAGATCACCTCCATGGCCATAGCCTCGCGTGTATCCAACCTCGAGTCTGAGGTCGCTCGCATGCGCCACAAGCTCCAAGACAAGGACCGCGTCGTCGTGGACCTGGAGGAGAAGGTCTCTCGTCTCGACTACGCCTTCCGGGAGGCCGACTCGAGACTTAAAATCGTTCTCGACGACAAT ATGAGGCTATCAAGGGAACGAGATTCGTTGGCAATGACTGCAAAAAAACTTGGCCGTGATTTGGCAAAG TTGGAACAATTTAAGAAGCAACTCATGCAGTCCCTAAATGATGACAATTCATCA CAAGCTGAAACTGTTGATATTGGAACCTGTGACCAATCGATTCCCAAATCATATCCAGACAACG ATGAGGGGGCAAATGGCTCCATGGGACAtcaatctgatgaag CATCAAGGCATGCTAGGCAAAGATTTTCTATTACTCCATATATCACTCCACAGCTTACACCAACTGGAACTCCAAAAATTATTTCTACAAGTGTGTCCCCTACGAGTTATTCTGCTGTTGGATCTCCCCGAAAAAACTCTGGTTCAACATCTCCCGCAAGACTGCCCTACGAAGGAAGGAGTACGCTGTCTTCATGGTACCCATCAAGCCAGCAGTCATCTGCAGCGAACTCTCCTCCTCGTGGACGACAACAGCCAG ggCGCACTCCTCGAATAGATGGAAAGGAGTTTTTTCGGCAAGCCAG GAGTCGGTTATCATATGAGCAGTTCAGTGCATTTCTGGCTAATATCAAGGAACTAAATAGTCAAAAGCAAACTCGAGAG gaAACTCTAAGGAAAGCAGAAGAGATATTTGGAATGGATAACAAAGATCTTTACCTATCATTTCAAGGATTGCTAAACCGCAACATACACTAA